The Flavobacterium sp. HJ-32-4 genome contains a region encoding:
- a CDS encoding DUF4139 domain-containing protein, which translates to MKKLLFMLLCGSSLAVAQKPVFTSAKVLAANVYSNAAELSQTATVSLPKGTSEIVIKNVADQLLENTIRIGAPSSVTVLSSQFTNNYIKEYELDENSREVKAVRDSIQLLEKQVQRTINLKDAEAKAIELLDANQKVTSTASGTAVELAKLMAYYRSERLKAANAFDDLDEKLKDQQKRLAELKNRLEIDSQKSEKISRGKLVLQVMNESAGNVLFEIAYLTPSAGWRPFYDLRVNSISAPIEVAYKGQVWQSTGIDWKQINLKLSSGNPSQSNTAPILNAWFLQYYIPMSYGYADLSEVVVTAPGRKEKTMQNVLSTATPGAASTLQDYDGVSDFTSITENQLNVSFDIDIPYDVASNGKPHSVNLKQLKLPANYKFYAAPRADDDAFLLARIGDYSQYNLLPGEANIIFENMYVGKTMLNANQTSDSLNLSMGRDRKISVKREKLEDKSGTKFLSSKKEQTFTYEITVRNNKKEAVSLMLKDQYPLSTDKEMEIELKQSDGAKVNTETGILTWELELKPNETKKVRISYKVRSPKDKVISNL; encoded by the coding sequence ATGAAGAAACTTCTTTTTATGTTGCTTTGCGGCAGTTCGCTTGCCGTGGCACAAAAGCCCGTCTTCACCTCCGCGAAGGTGCTGGCGGCCAACGTTTACAGTAACGCCGCCGAATTATCGCAGACGGCCACGGTGTCGCTCCCGAAAGGAACCAGTGAAATCGTCATCAAGAACGTCGCCGACCAGTTGCTGGAAAACACCATCCGGATTGGCGCGCCTTCGAGCGTGACCGTTCTCTCGTCGCAGTTTACCAACAATTATATCAAAGAATATGAATTGGATGAGAACAGCCGTGAAGTAAAGGCCGTCCGGGATAGCATCCAGCTATTGGAAAAGCAGGTGCAGCGGACCATTAACCTCAAGGATGCGGAAGCAAAAGCCATCGAACTCCTCGACGCCAACCAAAAAGTGACCAGTACAGCTTCGGGAACCGCTGTCGAACTGGCGAAACTGATGGCGTATTACCGCAGCGAACGACTCAAGGCCGCGAACGCCTTTGACGACCTCGATGAAAAACTCAAAGACCAGCAGAAACGCCTGGCCGAACTCAAAAACCGCCTGGAAATCGACAGCCAGAAAAGCGAAAAAATCTCACGTGGCAAACTCGTGCTGCAGGTCATGAACGAATCGGCCGGCAATGTACTATTTGAAATTGCCTACCTGACGCCATCTGCGGGTTGGCGGCCGTTTTACGACCTGCGGGTGAACTCGATTTCCGCACCGATTGAAGTGGCCTACAAGGGTCAGGTATGGCAAAGCACCGGCATCGACTGGAAACAAATCAACCTCAAACTCTCAAGTGGCAATCCGTCGCAGAGCAATACGGCTCCGATTTTGAATGCGTGGTTTTTGCAGTATTATATACCGATGTCATATGGGTATGCTGATCTAAGCGAGGTAGTGGTAACGGCTCCGGGTAGAAAAGAGAAAACAATGCAGAACGTTTTGTCGACAGCTACTCCTGGCGCAGCATCAACTTTACAAGATTATGACGGCGTCTCTGATTTCACCTCCATCACCGAAAACCAACTCAACGTCTCATTCGACATCGACATTCCATACGACGTGGCATCGAACGGAAAACCCCACAGCGTCAACCTGAAACAGTTGAAATTACCGGCCAACTATAAATTCTACGCCGCACCAAGGGCCGACGACGATGCCTTCCTGTTGGCACGCATTGGCGACTATTCGCAATACAACCTGTTGCCGGGCGAGGCGAACATCATCTTCGAAAATATGTATGTAGGCAAGACGATGCTGAACGCCAACCAAACATCCGACTCGCTGAACCTGAGCATGGGGCGTGACCGGAAGATTTCCGTCAAGCGGGAAAAACTAGAAGACAAATCGGGCACCAAGTTCCTTTCGTCGAAAAAAGAACAGACGTTTACGTATGAGATCACCGTCCGTAACAATAAAAAAGAAGCCGTTTCGCTGATGCTGAAAGACCAATACCCGCTGAGTACCGACAAAGAAATGGAGATCGAACTCAAACAAAGTGATGGCGCGAAGGTGAATACCGAAACCGGCATCCTCACGTGGGAATTGGAGCTGAAACCAAACGAAACCAAAAAAGTGCGTATAAGTTATAAAGTGCGCTCACCGAAAGACAAGGTCATTTCAAACCTGTAA
- a CDS encoding NADP(H)-dependent aldo-keto reductase, which translates to MDFTFLGSSGIRISNLCLGTMTFGQQNSEAEGHSQLDAALDAGINFIDTAEMYPVPAREATYGDTERIIGSWLKKSGRRSDIVLASKIAGPNRGLPYIREDMRYTPDTIRLSVEKSLSRLQTDYIDLYQLHWPARKMNMFGQLGFVAQEDDWEDNIFEILQTVQKLIEEGKIRAIGLSNEAPWGVMRFLEEAKQNGLPRIQSVQNSYSLLNRTYEIGLAECSLRENVPLLAYSPLAFGRLTGKFRNGQQPAEARLTLFPNFARYNSPEAIAATEAYAEIASGHGLTLTELSLAFIRQQPFVGSTILGATSLAQLEENIKTLSITLDATVLREIEAVQKRFPNPAP; encoded by the coding sequence ATGGACTTTACGTTTCTCGGCTCTTCCGGCATCCGCATAAGCAACTTGTGCCTGGGCACTATGACCTTTGGGCAACAGAACTCCGAAGCGGAGGGGCATTCCCAACTGGATGCGGCACTTGACGCCGGCATCAACTTTATCGATACGGCTGAAATGTATCCGGTTCCCGCGCGCGAAGCAACGTACGGTGATACCGAGCGGATCATTGGTAGCTGGCTAAAGAAGTCAGGACGCCGATCTGATATCGTGTTGGCGAGTAAGATTGCCGGGCCGAACCGCGGACTCCCCTACATCCGCGAAGACATGCGCTATACGCCCGACACGATTCGTTTGTCGGTGGAAAAAAGCCTGTCGCGCCTGCAAACCGATTACATCGACCTTTACCAACTGCACTGGCCGGCCCGTAAAATGAACATGTTCGGGCAGTTGGGGTTTGTAGCACAGGAGGATGACTGGGAAGACAACATCTTTGAGATTCTCCAAACCGTCCAGAAACTCATCGAAGAAGGGAAGATACGGGCTATCGGACTTTCGAATGAAGCGCCATGGGGCGTGATGCGGTTCCTTGAGGAAGCCAAACAAAACGGATTGCCGCGTATCCAAAGTGTGCAAAATTCGTATTCGTTGTTGAACCGCACCTATGAAATCGGACTCGCCGAGTGTAGCCTTCGGGAAAATGTGCCGCTGTTGGCGTATTCACCGCTTGCCTTTGGTCGCCTTACGGGTAAGTTCCGAAACGGACAACAACCGGCGGAGGCGCGACTGACTTTGTTCCCGAATTTCGCACGCTACAACTCGCCGGAAGCCATTGCGGCTACGGAAGCCTATGCTGAAATCGCGTCGGGTCACGGACTCACCTTAACGGAACTGTCGTTGGCCTTCATCCGCCAGCAACCGTTTGTGGGAAGTACCATCCTGGGTGCAACCAGCCTTGCGCAACTGGAAGAAAATATCAAAACGCTTTCGATCACCCTTGATGCGACCGTCCTTCGCGAAATCGAAGCGGTGCAGAAGCGATTCCCGAATCCGGCGCCTTAG
- a CDS encoding transglycosylase domain-containing protein: MAIRKKKLYRILAIVAGILALLVILFFVFRDSLLQAAIGRISAKLDRDYNSTLTIQHAEFDGLMGIRLQDVTLTPKEADTLLRIRKVRTRIGFWPLLKGDIQIGTLEVSNGFVQLVRKDSITNFDAFLHRTKDEKAEDDSSGRDYAELANRLISKLLNLVPTDMKIERLAFIIHDNGKNARVDLQQLTLADEQLESAIAVQTNTFRQRWRITGFADPRDNQADIRFFNRDTGAIRMPYLDERYNLKARFDSVRLKVDNIDMDGGELHIDGFTSVANLHINHPKVASKDVVIRNARFDYRFLLGEDFVSVDSASTVTLNKVKFHPYLSYSTESDTIYQLKVDIPKIKAQDFITSLPTGLFTHFEGMEAEGSFSYRLDFKFNKNNPKDLVFDSSLKKENLRITKYGEANLNKLNGDFVYHAIDHGRVQRGVLVGTANPDFTPLDQISPYLRKCVLTTEDPSFFHHKGFIAEAFRQSIIKNIRTRKFSRGASTISMQLIKNVFLTREKTLSRKLEEILLVYIMENNRIVSKERMLEVYFNIIEWGPDIYGVGEASRFYFDKHPSALSLNECLFLANIIPRPKGFMWQFGGDGNLRKSAIQKQDFLTNLMMRRGLLTADDTIYKSLPVVISGRAKSFIRIHQPDSIAVDSTAVDDEFNF; encoded by the coding sequence ATGGCGATACGGAAAAAGAAACTCTACCGCATCCTGGCGATCGTCGCCGGAATACTGGCCTTGTTGGTCATCCTGTTCTTTGTTTTCCGTGATTCACTCCTACAGGCAGCGATTGGACGGATTTCGGCCAAGCTCGACCGCGACTACAACAGTACCCTCACCATCCAACATGCCGAGTTCGACGGGTTAATGGGCATACGCCTTCAGGATGTGACCCTAACCCCGAAGGAAGCCGACACCCTGCTCCGCATCCGGAAAGTACGCACCCGTATCGGGTTTTGGCCGTTGCTGAAAGGCGACATCCAAATTGGGACGTTGGAAGTGTCGAACGGATTCGTGCAATTGGTTCGGAAAGATTCGATTACCAACTTCGATGCCTTCCTTCATCGCACAAAAGACGAAAAAGCGGAAGACGACAGCTCCGGTCGTGATTATGCGGAACTCGCCAACCGACTCATTTCGAAATTGCTGAACCTGGTGCCGACCGATATGAAAATCGAACGGCTCGCGTTCATTATCCATGACAATGGTAAAAATGCACGGGTCGACCTGCAACAACTCACCCTGGCAGATGAACAACTGGAAAGTGCCATCGCCGTGCAGACCAACACCTTCCGGCAACGCTGGCGCATTACGGGTTTCGCCGATCCGCGCGACAACCAGGCGGATATCCGGTTTTTCAACCGCGACACCGGCGCCATCCGAATGCCGTATCTCGACGAGCGTTATAACCTGAAAGCCCGCTTTGACTCGGTGCGGCTGAAAGTTGACAACATCGATATGGACGGAGGCGAACTTCACATCGACGGCTTTACCTCAGTGGCCAACCTCCATATCAACCATCCGAAAGTGGCTAGCAAAGACGTGGTGATCCGCAACGCCCGGTTCGATTACCGCTTCCTGCTAGGGGAAGATTTCGTGTCGGTTGACAGCGCCTCGACCGTGACGCTGAACAAAGTCAAATTCCACCCGTATCTCTCCTATTCTACTGAAAGCGATACCATCTACCAACTGAAGGTCGACATCCCGAAAATAAAAGCGCAGGACTTCATCACCTCACTGCCAACCGGCCTTTTCACCCATTTTGAAGGGATGGAAGCCGAGGGGTCGTTTAGCTACCGCCTCGATTTCAAATTCAACAAGAACAACCCGAAAGACCTGGTGTTCGACAGTTCGCTGAAAAAAGAAAACCTGCGCATCACCAAATACGGCGAAGCCAACCTGAACAAACTCAACGGCGATTTTGTGTACCATGCCATTGACCACGGACGGGTGCAACGCGGCGTCCTCGTCGGAACCGCCAACCCTGATTTCACGCCGCTCGACCAGATATCACCCTACCTGCGAAAATGCGTGCTGACGACAGAAGATCCGTCATTCTTCCATCACAAAGGCTTTATTGCCGAAGCGTTCCGGCAGTCGATCATCAAGAACATCCGGACGAGGAAGTTCTCACGCGGCGCCAGCACCATCAGCATGCAGTTGATCAAAAACGTGTTCCTGACGCGGGAGAAAACGCTGTCGCGGAAGTTGGAGGAAATCCTGCTGGTTTACATCATGGAAAACAACCGCATCGTCAGCAAAGAACGGATGCTGGAAGTATATTTCAACATCATCGAATGGGGGCCTGACATCTATGGTGTGGGCGAAGCGAGCCGCTTTTATTTTGACAAACATCCGTCGGCCCTGTCGTTGAACGAATGCCTCTTCCTGGCCAATATCATCCCGAGGCCCAAAGGCTTTATGTGGCAGTTCGGTGGCGATGGCAACCTGCGCAAGTCTGCCATACAGAAACAGGACTTCCTGACGAATCTGATGATGCGCCGCGGCTTGCTTACAGCCGATGATACGATTTACAAATCGCTGCCGGTGGTCATCTCCGGACGCGCCAAAAGTTTCATCCGCATCCACCAACCCGACTCGATTGCCGTCGACTCAACGGCAGTGGATGATGAATTTAATTTCTGA
- a CDS encoding alpha/beta hydrolase, whose protein sequence is MKKSLILLLAFFCVGSYAQRSRDTLFSEKLNADRTFTVSLPLSYGKDKNRKYPLLLLFDGEYLLDAFDGAFAYGNYWDDLPEVIIVGVDMKGEREADTTLDQEGLPTETGAHFFEFIGAELIPALEKKYRIAPFRIVAGHDLTAGFMNLWLYKEDPLFSAYISLSPEFGEQMRERIPTMLMTLKKPVYYFLSAADGDLPNDLQNIQIVDTNIKTVKNDNLHYRYEEYLGATHYSMVLHAIPDALYHIFGPYQPISTKEFQEKIVTMPGGYVEYLTKKYETVRKSYGMDMPIRIGDFKAIEAAILKNKTYDDFEKLAALSKKAYPKSMLSQYHMGMYYEKKGDTKKAAKAYQNAYLLDEIGDLTKDMMLEKAEAMKNGEIK, encoded by the coding sequence ATGAAAAAGAGTCTTATTCTGCTGCTTGCCTTTTTTTGTGTCGGTTCATACGCACAACGTAGTCGCGACACCCTTTTTTCGGAAAAGCTGAATGCAGATCGCACCTTCACCGTGTCGCTTCCGCTTTCGTACGGCAAAGACAAGAACCGGAAATATCCACTACTGCTGTTATTCGACGGCGAATACCTGCTTGACGCCTTTGACGGAGCCTTCGCATATGGCAACTACTGGGATGACCTTCCGGAAGTGATCATCGTGGGGGTAGACATGAAAGGTGAGCGTGAGGCAGACACGACCCTCGACCAGGAAGGACTACCGACGGAAACCGGCGCGCATTTCTTTGAGTTCATAGGGGCAGAATTGATTCCGGCCCTTGAGAAGAAATACCGTATTGCCCCGTTTCGCATCGTAGCGGGCCATGACCTGACCGCCGGCTTTATGAACCTGTGGCTATACAAAGAAGACCCCTTGTTTTCAGCCTATATTTCCTTAAGCCCCGAGTTCGGCGAACAGATGCGCGAACGGATTCCGACCATGCTGATGACTTTGAAAAAGCCGGTCTATTATTTTCTCTCCGCTGCCGATGGCGACCTGCCCAATGACCTGCAGAACATTCAGATTGTGGACACGAACATCAAGACCGTCAAGAACGACAACCTGCATTATCGTTATGAGGAATACCTCGGCGCCACGCACTATTCGATGGTATTACACGCCATCCCGGATGCGCTTTACCACATCTTCGGACCATATCAACCTATTTCCACCAAGGAATTCCAGGAGAAAATCGTGACGATGCCCGGCGGATATGTCGAATACCTGACGAAGAAATACGAAACCGTCCGCAAATCCTACGGAATGGACATGCCGATTCGTATCGGTGACTTCAAAGCCATCGAAGCGGCCATCCTGAAAAACAAAACCTACGACGATTTCGAAAAACTGGCGGCGCTTTCTAAAAAGGCCTATCCAAAGTCGATGCTTTCCCAATACCACATGGGCATGTACTATGAGAAAAAGGGCGACACCAAAAAAGCGGCGAAAGCCTACCAGAATGCCTATCTGTTAGACGAAATCGGCGACCTCACCAAAGATATGATGCTTGAAAAAGCAGAAGCCATGAAAAACGGCGAGATTAAGTAA
- a CDS encoding PQQ-dependent sugar dehydrogenase, with amino-acid sequence MKHLYLFLILIGLPLSAQTVNIQLFAQGFSGITEVVNAGDSRLFVVEKVGRIKILNPDGTTKATPFLQLPSNMLGSSNEQGLLGLAFHPNYATNGYFYINYVNSSGNTVIARYSVSSSDPDLADTASASILLTIDQPFSNHNGGTLKFGPDGYLYIGMGDGGSAGDPGNRAQNLDLLLGKMLRIDVDGGSPYAIPADNPYVGIDGADEIWAVGLRNPWKFSFDSETGDLWIGDVGQDVMEEINKAPATAAGLNYGWKCYEGTSVYAACNTPGVTYTAPFAEYSQASTGGCSVTGGYVYRGTAYPNFVGKYFFADFCQNRINYIDESGAITYSATFSGSNFYTTFGVDVNNELYVAGNAGRIYKIIDTSLGVDDLSVATVALYPNPGRQFVSVKTSGHTLPATVSLHDLTGKQLSSQTMTEAETTLNVQGFSRGMYLLTVADDNGQRTTKRLAID; translated from the coding sequence ATGAAACACTTATACCTCTTTCTCATCCTGATTGGCCTGCCACTTTCGGCACAGACGGTCAACATCCAGCTCTTTGCCCAGGGATTCAGCGGCATTACCGAAGTTGTCAACGCCGGCGATTCTCGCCTGTTCGTGGTCGAAAAAGTCGGTCGCATCAAGATCCTCAATCCCGATGGCACGACCAAAGCCACACCCTTCCTTCAACTGCCGTCGAACATGCTGGGCAGCAGTAACGAGCAGGGTTTGTTGGGACTGGCTTTCCATCCCAACTATGCCACAAACGGCTATTTCTACATCAACTATGTCAATTCGAGTGGTAATACGGTCATCGCGCGCTATTCTGTGAGCAGCAGCGATCCCGACCTGGCCGATACCGCTTCGGCCTCCATCCTTTTAACCATTGACCAACCCTTTTCCAACCACAACGGCGGCACGTTGAAATTCGGGCCCGACGGCTATCTCTACATCGGTATGGGTGACGGCGGCAGTGCCGGAGACCCTGGGAATCGGGCGCAGAACCTCGACCTTTTACTCGGTAAAATGCTGCGTATTGATGTCGACGGGGGAAGTCCGTACGCCATTCCGGCCGATAACCCCTACGTTGGTATCGACGGTGCCGATGAAATCTGGGCAGTCGGGCTCCGCAACCCCTGGAAATTCTCATTCGACAGCGAAACGGGCGACCTGTGGATCGGCGATGTTGGGCAGGATGTCATGGAAGAAATCAACAAAGCGCCCGCCACCGCAGCCGGACTCAACTATGGCTGGAAATGCTACGAAGGCACGTCGGTATATGCCGCGTGCAATACACCGGGCGTGACCTATACGGCCCCTTTCGCCGAATACAGCCAGGCGTCAACCGGCGGGTGTTCGGTTACCGGCGGCTATGTTTACCGCGGTACGGCCTATCCAAACTTCGTGGGGAAATACTTCTTCGCCGATTTTTGCCAGAACCGCATCAACTATATCGACGAATCAGGCGCGATCACGTACTCGGCCACTTTCAGCGGATCGAATTTCTACACGACTTTCGGGGTTGACGTCAACAATGAACTGTACGTCGCCGGAAATGCCGGTCGTATCTATAAAATCATTGATACGTCATTGGGAGTGGACGATCTTTCCGTCGCAACCGTCGCGTTGTATCCGAATCCGGGGCGACAATTCGTCTCGGTGAAGACGTCAGGACACACCTTGCCTGCTACCGTCAGTTTACACGACCTAACCGGAAAACAGCTTTCCTCACAGACAATGACTGAAGCTGAAACAACTTTAAACGTACAAGGGTTTTCGCGGGGCATGTATCTGTTGACCGTAGCCGACGACAACGGGCAGCGCACCACGAAACGGCTCGCTATTGACTAA
- the radA gene encoding DNA repair protein RadA has protein sequence MSKIRTAFFCQNCGTQFPKWQGQCTACKQWNTIVEEVIQKEEKTSWKPTATETRKAAKPLRVKEIDSAQEFRLPTGDGELDRVLGGGLVPGSLTLLGGEPGIGKSTLLLQIALLLPFRTLYVSGEESQKQIKMRADRITQREDNCYILTETKTQQIFRQVAELDPEILIIDSIQTLHTDYIDSSPGSISQIRECTAELIKFAKESNVPVILIGHITKDGTIAGPKILEHMVDTVLQFEGDRNHVYRILRSLKNRFGSTAELGIYEMQGSGLREVSNPSEILISHREEELSGTAIATTLEGMRPLMIEIQALVSSAVYGTPQRSTTGYNAKRLNMILAVLEKRAGFRLGAKDVFLNVTGGISVDDPAIDLAVVAAILSSNEDIAVGKDFCFAGEVGLSGEIRPVNRVDQRIQEAEKLGFSTIFISKYNKVSLKDTLIRVHLVSNIEEVASVLFG, from the coding sequence ATGTCAAAAATACGAACGGCTTTTTTCTGCCAGAACTGCGGCACCCAATTCCCGAAGTGGCAAGGTCAGTGCACCGCCTGTAAACAATGGAACACCATTGTAGAGGAAGTCATCCAGAAAGAAGAGAAAACCAGTTGGAAACCGACCGCTACCGAAACCCGGAAGGCGGCAAAACCCCTTCGCGTAAAAGAAATAGATTCCGCCCAGGAATTCCGTCTGCCAACCGGCGATGGTGAACTCGACCGCGTACTCGGCGGGGGCCTGGTACCCGGATCGTTGACCCTGTTAGGGGGCGAACCCGGTATTGGCAAATCTACGTTACTGCTGCAGATCGCGCTGCTGCTTCCCTTCCGAACTCTTTATGTATCAGGCGAGGAAAGCCAGAAACAGATCAAGATGCGCGCTGACCGGATCACCCAGCGCGAAGACAATTGCTACATCCTGACCGAAACCAAGACGCAGCAGATCTTCCGACAGGTCGCGGAACTCGATCCTGAAATCCTGATCATCGACTCGATCCAGACGCTGCATACCGATTATATCGATTCGTCGCCCGGAAGCATTTCCCAAATTCGCGAGTGTACCGCCGAATTAATCAAATTCGCGAAAGAAAGCAACGTGCCTGTTATCCTGATTGGCCATATCACCAAAGACGGTACCATCGCCGGGCCGAAGATCCTCGAGCACATGGTCGACACCGTCCTGCAGTTTGAAGGCGACCGCAACCACGTCTACCGCATCCTGCGATCCCTTAAGAACCGCTTTGGTTCCACTGCGGAACTGGGGATTTACGAAATGCAGGGTTCCGGACTTCGGGAAGTATCCAACCCGTCCGAAATCCTGATTTCCCATCGGGAAGAGGAATTGTCGGGCACCGCCATTGCCACCACGTTGGAAGGCATGCGCCCGCTGATGATTGAAATCCAGGCCCTGGTGAGTTCAGCCGTATACGGAACACCGCAACGGAGCACCACCGGCTACAACGCCAAACGCCTCAACATGATACTGGCCGTTCTGGAAAAACGCGCCGGATTCCGCCTCGGCGCCAAAGACGTCTTCCTCAACGTCACCGGCGGCATCAGCGTGGATGATCCGGCGATTGACCTGGCCGTGGTGGCTGCGATACTTTCCTCAAACGAGGATATCGCGGTGGGGAAAGACTTCTGTTTTGCCGGGGAGGTCGGCCTTTCGGGCGAAATCAGGCCCGTAAACCGCGTCGACCAACGCATACAGGAAGCGGAAAAACTGGGCTTCTCGACCATTTTCATATCCAAATACAATAAAGTATCTTTGAAGGATACCCTGATTCGCGTGCACCTCGTGAGCAATATCGAGGAAGTAGCCAGCGTTCTCTTCGGTTAA
- a CDS encoding PAS domain-containing protein, producing the protein MNEFEQYDKAIAAQFARQKPMKAPLSFWDCLDEAEARRIAMYDVYAVLAFGERHGWVIERNVESLITPDHVMVVTNPQVRIVHATRNMTRMNGYLPEEIIGASPKIFQGPGTDANTSARIRQAISDRRPFEETVINYYKDGRTYDCHIKAFPMFNSKGELMHFIAFETAA; encoded by the coding sequence ATGAACGAATTTGAGCAATACGATAAAGCCATTGCCGCCCAGTTTGCCCGGCAAAAACCCATGAAGGCACCGCTTTCGTTTTGGGACTGCCTCGATGAAGCAGAGGCGCGTCGTATCGCGATGTATGACGTGTATGCGGTGCTGGCCTTCGGCGAACGCCACGGCTGGGTGATTGAACGTAATGTAGAATCGCTTATCACGCCTGATCATGTAATGGTCGTCACCAATCCGCAGGTACGTATCGTACACGCGACCCGCAACATGACCCGCATGAACGGGTATCTGCCTGAGGAAATCATCGGCGCGAGCCCTAAGATTTTCCAAGGCCCCGGAACCGATGCGAACACATCGGCGCGTATCCGTCAGGCTATTTCTGACCGTCGTCCGTTCGAAGAGACCGTCATCAACTATTACAAAGACGGCCGTACGTATGATTGCCACATCAAAGCCTTCCCGATGTTCAATTCGAAAGGCGAATTGATGCACTTCATCGCGTTCGAAACCGCCGCCTAA
- the dinB gene encoding DNA polymerase IV: MLSHENLHPDDSFSAAPPRLRKIIHVDMDAFYASVEQLDNPALRGKPIAVGGSELRGVVSAASYEARKFGVRSAMSGYLAKKNCPDIIFVKPRFDRYKEISKKIRAIFHEFTDKVEPLSLDEAYLDVTLNKKGNPSATLIATEIRKRIFEETGLTASAGISINKFVAKVASDYNKPNGQKTVMPEEVIPFLEALPIRKFYGVGKVTTDRMYHLGIFTGADLKAKSLAFLEEHFGKSGAYYYHIVRGIHHSEVKSERVAKSVATEHTFNENLTSEVFMMDRLEGIASELERRIQRYGIAGKTVTLKIKYSDFTLQTRSKTLPYYISDKSLMLETARELLYQEKMKESVRLLGLSLTNLNTEEKKTMAVQLKFEF; encoded by the coding sequence ATGCTTTCCCACGAAAACCTACATCCGGACGACTCTTTTTCGGCGGCACCTCCACGGTTGCGCAAGATCATCCACGTGGATATGGATGCGTTTTATGCCTCGGTTGAACAACTTGACAACCCGGCGTTGCGGGGCAAGCCGATCGCGGTGGGCGGCAGTGAACTCCGCGGCGTGGTGTCGGCGGCCAGTTACGAAGCGCGTAAATTCGGCGTCCGGAGCGCGATGAGTGGCTATCTCGCTAAGAAGAATTGCCCGGATATCATCTTCGTCAAACCGCGTTTCGACCGGTACAAAGAGATTTCGAAGAAGATCCGTGCCATTTTCCATGAGTTTACGGATAAGGTAGAACCCTTGTCGCTCGATGAGGCTTACCTTGACGTTACGTTAAACAAAAAAGGAAACCCCAGCGCAACGCTGATCGCCACCGAGATCCGGAAACGCATATTCGAGGAAACCGGACTTACCGCGTCGGCGGGTATTTCCATCAACAAATTCGTGGCAAAGGTCGCATCGGATTACAACAAGCCAAACGGACAGAAAACCGTCATGCCGGAAGAGGTGATTCCGTTTCTGGAAGCGCTTCCTATCCGGAAGTTCTATGGTGTTGGAAAAGTAACGACCGACCGTATGTACCACCTCGGCATCTTCACCGGGGCCGACTTAAAGGCGAAGTCACTGGCTTTTCTCGAGGAGCATTTCGGTAAGTCCGGGGCGTATTACTACCATATCGTGAGGGGTATCCATCACAGTGAAGTGAAATCGGAACGGGTGGCAAAATCCGTAGCTACCGAGCACACGTTCAATGAAAACCTAACGTCAGAGGTGTTTATGATGGATCGGCTGGAAGGTATTGCCTCCGAACTCGAACGCCGCATCCAACGCTATGGTATTGCCGGGAAGACGGTCACGCTGAAGATCAAGTACAGTGATTTTACGCTGCAAACCCGTAGCAAGACGCTTCCTTATTATATTTCCGACAAATCGCTGATGCTCGAAACGGCCCGCGAATTGCTCTACCAGGAGAAGATGAAAGAGTCGGTTCGACTGCTGGGATTATCGCTTACCAACCTCAATACGGAAGAGAAAAAAACCATGGCCGTGCAGCTAAAATTCGAGTTCTGA